A single region of the Solwaraspora sp. WMMD406 genome encodes:
- a CDS encoding DUF2314 domain-containing protein, whose product MATSEDLLLPVPVPESLTATYLVPIVPPHAMVPDALDALDRLGTRLAAPVRDLAGQMLGSPLMTVETRPVEQLPDLPPDLLAAFGATGGQLERLRTATHVAVVQASYRPGWPPAHEWAGRAVAAGLAEALGGDVVDLFGLQFLDPAGALRSLPDDTGRIRLVDWILVPYSPGEQGLWFTTKGLRRFGLLELQAQEVPARFVRAWGAIMTGVARRLLRIWTEALTEPDLPAFVQLPVRLPVSGHDIAVAYGNQDRHDSAGSAVLQIALDPSTDPEADSFLTLSPPDSASTPPSGYFARICGELFGAGQPEIHYARPSDAMARAIATARRSLGEVRARFLADALPADGQLLIKYGLPAPDGHEYVWASVTGWTSPGRIAAASTVNAACDPGVRIGSPVSVDAADVVDWAVLSGDRMVEGGWTEAVLSPQDQRSDARGELA is encoded by the coding sequence ATGGCCACCTCGGAGGACCTGCTGCTGCCGGTCCCAGTACCCGAGTCGCTCACCGCAACGTACCTGGTCCCGATCGTGCCCCCACACGCGATGGTCCCGGACGCGCTCGACGCCCTCGACCGGCTCGGCACCCGGCTCGCGGCCCCGGTACGGGATCTGGCCGGTCAGATGCTCGGCAGCCCGCTGATGACGGTCGAGACCCGGCCGGTGGAGCAGCTGCCGGACCTGCCGCCCGACCTGCTGGCCGCCTTCGGCGCCACCGGCGGCCAGCTGGAGCGGCTGCGGACCGCGACGCACGTCGCGGTGGTCCAGGCCAGCTACCGCCCTGGTTGGCCGCCAGCGCACGAATGGGCCGGTCGGGCCGTCGCGGCCGGACTCGCCGAGGCGCTCGGCGGCGACGTGGTCGACCTGTTCGGGCTCCAGTTCCTCGACCCGGCCGGGGCGTTGCGGTCGTTGCCGGACGACACCGGCCGCATCCGCCTCGTCGACTGGATCCTGGTGCCCTACTCCCCCGGCGAACAGGGGCTGTGGTTCACCACCAAGGGCCTTCGCCGGTTCGGCCTGCTGGAACTGCAGGCGCAGGAGGTTCCCGCCCGCTTCGTCCGGGCGTGGGGCGCGATCATGACCGGCGTGGCCCGCCGGCTGCTGCGGATCTGGACCGAGGCGCTGACCGAACCGGACCTGCCGGCCTTCGTCCAGCTACCGGTGCGGCTGCCGGTGAGCGGGCACGACATCGCGGTGGCGTACGGTAACCAGGACCGGCACGACTCGGCCGGTTCGGCGGTGCTGCAGATCGCCCTCGATCCGTCGACCGACCCGGAAGCCGACTCGTTTCTCACCCTCAGCCCACCGGATTCGGCGTCGACGCCCCCGAGCGGGTATTTCGCGCGGATCTGCGGCGAGCTGTTCGGCGCCGGCCAGCCGGAGATCCACTACGCCCGGCCCAGTGACGCGATGGCCCGGGCGATCGCCACCGCCCGCCGGTCCCTCGGTGAGGTCCGCGCCCGGTTCCTGGCCGACGCGCTGCCCGCCGACGGCCAACTGTTGATCAAGTACGGCCTGCCCGCCCCGGACGGACACGAGTACGTCTGGGCGAGCGTCACCGGCTGGACGAGCCCGGGCCGGATCGCGGCGGCGAGTACGGTCAACGCCGCCTGCGACCCGGGTGTCCGCATCGGCAGTCCGGTCTCGGTGGACGCCGCCGACGTCGTCGACTGGGCGGTGCTGTCCGGCGACCGGATGGTGGAGGGCGGTTGGACCGAGGCGGTGCTCAGCCCACAGGACCAGCGCTCCGACGCCCGGGGTGAACTCGCCTGA
- the gcvT gene encoding glycine cleavage system aminomethyltransferase GcvT yields the protein MTEVTMTVGDGPRRSPLHERHVALGAKFAAFGGWEMPLEYAGGGVLREHEAVRSAVGVFDVSHLGKARVTGPQAVAFVNRCLTNDLDRVDAGQAQYTLCCDPDTGGVVDDIIAYRHADDHVFLIPNAANTAEVVRRLRTAAPTGIEVTDEHTGYAVLAVQGPASARLLADLGLPTGHPYMSFAAAPLPGATADAAAELVVCRTGYTGEHGYELVVAADRAGEVWDALIAAGAPLGLRACGLGARDTLRTEMGYALHGQDLSPEITPVQARLGWAVGWRKDQFWGRTALLAEKSNGPSRLLWGLEAVERAIARPGMSVLLDGARIGQVTSGTFSPTRKIGVALALLDTAAVREPGVEVQVDVRGRLASMRVVRPPFVPSSVR from the coding sequence ATGACCGAGGTGACCATGACCGTCGGCGACGGGCCGCGCCGATCCCCCCTGCACGAGCGGCACGTCGCGCTCGGTGCGAAGTTCGCCGCTTTCGGTGGCTGGGAGATGCCGCTGGAGTACGCCGGCGGCGGAGTACTGCGCGAGCACGAAGCGGTCCGTTCGGCGGTCGGCGTGTTCGACGTCTCGCACCTCGGCAAGGCCCGGGTCACCGGCCCGCAGGCGGTGGCGTTCGTCAACCGTTGCCTGACCAACGACCTCGACCGCGTCGACGCCGGGCAGGCCCAGTACACCCTCTGCTGTGACCCCGACACCGGCGGGGTTGTCGACGACATCATCGCCTACCGGCACGCCGACGACCACGTCTTCCTGATTCCGAACGCGGCCAACACCGCCGAGGTGGTGCGCCGGCTGCGTACCGCCGCGCCAACCGGGATCGAGGTCACCGACGAGCACACCGGGTACGCCGTACTGGCCGTGCAGGGACCGGCCTCCGCGCGCCTGCTCGCCGACCTGGGGCTGCCGACCGGGCATCCGTACATGAGCTTCGCCGCCGCCCCGCTGCCCGGGGCCACCGCCGACGCGGCCGCCGAACTGGTGGTGTGCCGTACCGGCTACACCGGTGAGCACGGCTACGAACTGGTGGTCGCGGCAGACCGGGCCGGGGAGGTCTGGGACGCGCTGATCGCCGCCGGAGCCCCGCTCGGGCTGCGGGCGTGTGGCCTCGGCGCCCGCGACACGTTGCGGACCGAGATGGGGTACGCGCTGCACGGCCAGGACCTGTCCCCGGAGATCACCCCGGTGCAGGCGCGGCTGGGGTGGGCGGTCGGTTGGCGCAAGGACCAGTTCTGGGGCCGCACGGCGTTGCTGGCGGAAAAGTCGAATGGCCCGTCCCGGCTGCTCTGGGGCCTGGAAGCGGTCGAGCGGGCGATCGCGCGCCCGGGAATGTCGGTGCTGCTCGACGGTGCCCGGATCGGTCAGGTGACCAGCGGAACGTTCTCGCCGACCCGCAAGATCGGTGTAGCGCTGGCCCTGCTGGACACCGCAGCGGTCCGCGAGCCGGGCGTCGAGGTCCAGGTCGACGTCCGGGGAAGGCTGGCGTCGATGCGGGTGGTCCGGCCGCCGTTCGTGCCGTCCTCCGTCCGCTGA
- a CDS encoding leucyl aminopeptidase, with protein MTSPTTTLDLVDTDPAELAVDALVIGVYSQDGTADQTTADGSSGTTPALLLATGAESIAVAFEGRLTQTLALLGATGSPGEVVKLATLGTIGPPLLVAIGLGPEPAGAAPAPETLRRATGAAVRALAGTARVALALPVPDDADGPAALRAVAEGALLGSYRFAGYKTRPQPGRRRPVASVSVHVTDAADPAAQAEVARAGAVCAAVAASRDWVNAAPNELRPPEFADAVRAAATAAGLTVQVLDEAALAAGGYGGILAVGGGSAAPPRLVIISYTPEDVAGAGTQSGQDPESGSGRPRIALVGKGITFDTGGVSIKPAQGMWEMKSDMAGAAAVGAAMLAIAVLKPAVPVTAYLPMAENMPSGTAYRPGDVVTMFNGKRVEVLNTDAEGRMVLGDAMARACADGCDYLLETSTLTGGQVVALGKRIAGVMGTAELCARVQASGDAVGEPAWPMPLPDDVRKGMESDVADISQVNASMDRAGHMLQGGVFLREFVSDDVAWAHIDVAGPSFHSGEPTGYWSKGGTGVPVRTLVHLVEDIAANG; from the coding sequence GTGACTTCACCCACCACCACCCTGGACCTGGTCGACACCGATCCCGCCGAACTCGCTGTCGACGCTCTCGTCATCGGTGTGTACAGCCAGGACGGGACGGCCGACCAGACCACGGCGGACGGCTCGTCGGGCACCACGCCCGCGCTGCTGCTGGCCACCGGCGCGGAGAGCATCGCCGTCGCCTTCGAGGGTCGGCTCACCCAGACATTGGCTCTGCTCGGTGCCACCGGCTCGCCTGGCGAGGTGGTCAAACTCGCCACGCTCGGCACCATCGGTCCGCCGCTGCTGGTCGCGATCGGGCTGGGCCCGGAGCCGGCCGGTGCCGCGCCCGCGCCGGAGACGTTGCGCCGGGCCACCGGGGCGGCGGTCCGGGCGTTGGCCGGCACCGCGCGGGTCGCGCTGGCGTTGCCGGTTCCGGATGACGCCGACGGCCCGGCTGCGTTGCGGGCCGTGGCCGAGGGCGCGTTGTTGGGTAGCTACCGCTTCGCCGGTTACAAGACCCGGCCGCAGCCGGGTCGGCGGCGGCCCGTCGCGTCGGTGTCGGTGCACGTGACCGACGCCGCCGACCCGGCGGCCCAGGCCGAGGTGGCCCGCGCGGGCGCGGTCTGCGCGGCGGTGGCGGCCAGTCGCGACTGGGTGAACGCCGCTCCCAACGAGCTACGGCCGCCCGAGTTCGCCGACGCGGTCCGCGCGGCGGCGACGGCCGCCGGGTTGACGGTGCAGGTGTTGGACGAGGCGGCGCTGGCCGCTGGCGGGTACGGCGGGATCCTGGCCGTCGGTGGCGGTTCGGCGGCACCGCCCCGGCTGGTGATCATCAGCTACACCCCGGAGGACGTCGCCGGGGCCGGCACGCAGAGCGGGCAGGATCCGGAGTCCGGATCCGGCCGGCCCCGGATCGCGCTGGTCGGCAAGGGCATCACCTTCGACACCGGCGGCGTGTCGATCAAGCCGGCGCAAGGCATGTGGGAGATGAAGTCGGACATGGCCGGTGCCGCCGCCGTCGGTGCGGCGATGCTGGCGATCGCCGTGCTGAAGCCGGCCGTCCCGGTCACCGCCTATCTGCCGATGGCGGAGAACATGCCCTCCGGTACGGCGTACCGGCCCGGCGACGTGGTGACGATGTTCAACGGCAAGCGGGTGGAGGTGCTCAACACCGACGCGGAGGGCCGCATGGTGCTCGGCGACGCGATGGCCCGGGCCTGTGCCGACGGCTGCGACTACCTGCTGGAGACTTCGACGCTGACCGGCGGTCAGGTCGTCGCGCTCGGTAAGCGGATCGCCGGCGTGATGGGCACCGCCGAGTTGTGTGCCCGGGTGCAGGCCAGCGGCGACGCGGTCGGTGAACCGGCGTGGCCGATGCCGCTGCCGGACGACGTCCGTAAGGGCATGGAATCGGACGTCGCCGACATTTCCCAGGTCAACGCGTCGATGGATCGAGCTGGCCACATGCTGCAGGGTGGGGTGTTCCTCCGGGAGTTCGTCAGCGACGACGTGGCCTGGGCGCACATCGACGTGGCCGGTCCGTCGTTCCACTCCGGCGAGCCGACCGGCTACTGGAGCAAGGGTGGCACCGGGGTGCCGGTGCGTACCCTCGTGCACCTGGTGGAGGACATCGCGGCGAACGGCTGA
- the cobS gene encoding adenosylcobinamide-GDP ribazoletransferase, giving the protein MTGGEPPGRPGPTRDLPAGLRLAVTTFTVLPLRPGRVDRHAATVAMAVAPVVGLVLGAVLGLAMLASSRAGIPALVGAAVVVGLAAALTRGLHLDGLADTVDALGSHRPATGALEVMRRPDIGPFGVVAVVMALLLPTVALAAVPTDRSWPAVLATVAVAAGTGRLAVTWSCRHGVPAARPDGLGALVAGTQRWPALAAGTAVVAAVAVPAIPTRPWQGPVVVVVALGVWLMLLRHLVRRFGGVTGDVLGAGVETTTGLTYLGLVATG; this is encoded by the coding sequence GTGACCGGCGGCGAGCCGCCCGGCCGACCCGGACCGACGCGCGACCTCCCGGCCGGGCTGCGGCTCGCGGTCACCACCTTCACCGTGCTGCCGCTACGGCCCGGCCGGGTGGACCGTCACGCCGCGACGGTCGCGATGGCGGTGGCACCCGTGGTCGGCCTCGTGCTGGGCGCGGTGCTGGGGCTGGCCATGCTCGCGTCGAGCCGGGCCGGGATTCCGGCCCTGGTCGGCGCGGCGGTGGTCGTCGGACTCGCCGCCGCGCTCACCCGTGGACTGCACCTGGACGGGCTGGCCGACACCGTAGACGCCCTCGGCTCACACCGGCCGGCGACCGGGGCGCTCGAGGTGATGCGCCGGCCCGACATCGGACCCTTCGGTGTGGTGGCGGTGGTGATGGCGCTGCTGCTGCCGACCGTGGCGCTGGCCGCCGTACCCACCGACCGGTCGTGGCCGGCGGTCCTGGCCACGGTCGCCGTCGCGGCCGGCACCGGTCGCCTCGCGGTGACCTGGTCCTGCCGGCACGGCGTGCCGGCGGCCCGCCCCGACGGACTCGGCGCGTTGGTCGCCGGCACCCAGCGGTGGCCGGCCCTGGCCGCCGGCACCGCTGTGGTCGCGGCGGTGGCGGTGCCCGCTATACCCACCCGGCCGTGGCAAGGGCCGGTGGTCGTGGTCGTCGCGCTCGGGGTGTGGCTGATGCTGCTCCGGCATCTGGTCCGCCGGTTCGGTGGGGTGACCGGAGACGTCCTCGGCGCCGGGGTCGAGACCACCACCGGCCTGACCTATCTCGGCCTGGTCGCCACCGGCTAG
- a CDS encoding bifunctional adenosylcobinamide kinase/adenosylcobinamide-phosphate guanylyltransferase, with protein sequence MSDDGWKTVLVLGGIRSGKSGYAESLVDEAATVRYVATGAFDPDDPEWAARIEAHRARRSERWHTEEAAEHPGRLIELISAAAGGETLLIDDLGGWVTVLLDPAHQPADDRATIADLAAAVRASAARLVLVSPEVGLALVPTTPVGRAFADALGATNQALAAVCDSVVLVIAGQPVEIKAGGPDGPDGPLIVPVHAGARPTTSIGETALADPAPADSTAVGAAAADRTEAAPVGVDQTAGSTGSPPATIEEPSPITPGMALPMPAEKVGVASTDRLGRLDQPGAGFGALARIVAFAAATQDTPTPRPWDAVRVILVHGDHDGGVAAGDSPLESARRAEQARTGVGPLAYLAAAAGADVTVVTAPTAAAIEEGAALPVDDVETALATGWRTAEQAARDGAQAIVIAACGAGSAAAAAAVLAATTGAEPAAVLGRVHTSGGLIDDNAWMTRCAAVRDALHRTRRGTRSAREVLAEFGGGDIAVATGVLLGATANRIPVLVDGPVGVAAGLVSRDLAGQARHWCLLPDHGRQPTVRHAADVLGLTPLLDLRLDLGEGVTSLAALPMLRSTLALAGALGERPVQAAATDDADAALGQTDDGGPVLDDTDTDTDAAIGRTGGAAGDATGGDEPGTNPTGTPENGYAYSDEQADDQSEVTPFIEPEPAGPGPAKDTDRR encoded by the coding sequence ATGTCCGATGACGGGTGGAAGACCGTTCTCGTGCTCGGTGGCATCCGGTCCGGCAAGTCCGGCTACGCCGAGTCGCTGGTCGACGAGGCTGCCACGGTCCGTTACGTGGCGACCGGAGCGTTCGATCCGGACGACCCGGAGTGGGCCGCGCGGATCGAGGCGCATCGAGCGCGGCGCTCCGAGCGGTGGCACACCGAGGAAGCCGCCGAACATCCCGGCCGCCTGATCGAACTGATCTCCGCCGCCGCCGGCGGAGAGACGCTGTTGATCGACGATCTGGGCGGCTGGGTGACGGTGCTGCTCGACCCGGCCCATCAGCCGGCCGACGACCGGGCCACGATCGCCGATCTCGCCGCTGCCGTCCGCGCCAGCGCGGCCCGGCTCGTCCTGGTCAGCCCGGAAGTGGGCCTGGCACTGGTGCCGACCACTCCGGTCGGCCGGGCCTTCGCCGACGCCCTCGGCGCGACCAACCAGGCCCTGGCCGCCGTCTGCGACTCGGTCGTACTGGTGATCGCCGGTCAACCGGTGGAGATCAAGGCCGGCGGGCCGGATGGGCCGGATGGGCCGCTGATCGTGCCGGTCCACGCCGGTGCACGGCCCACCACCTCGATCGGGGAGACGGCCCTGGCGGATCCGGCTCCCGCCGACTCGACGGCCGTCGGTGCGGCGGCGGCCGACAGGACGGAAGCTGCTCCGGTCGGCGTCGATCAGACCGCCGGCTCGACCGGCTCCCCGCCGGCCACGATCGAGGAGCCCTCACCGATCACCCCGGGGATGGCGTTGCCGATGCCGGCGGAGAAGGTCGGCGTCGCCAGCACCGACCGACTCGGCCGACTCGACCAGCCGGGGGCGGGATTCGGCGCGCTGGCGCGGATCGTCGCGTTCGCCGCCGCCACCCAGGACACCCCCACGCCCCGGCCCTGGGACGCGGTGCGGGTGATCCTCGTCCACGGTGATCACGACGGCGGCGTCGCCGCCGGCGACAGCCCGCTGGAGTCCGCCCGCCGCGCCGAGCAGGCCCGCACCGGCGTCGGACCGTTGGCCTACCTCGCCGCCGCCGCCGGAGCCGACGTCACGGTGGTCACCGCCCCGACGGCCGCCGCCATCGAGGAGGGAGCGGCGCTACCCGTCGACGACGTGGAGACCGCCCTCGCCACCGGGTGGCGGACGGCGGAGCAGGCCGCTCGCGACGGCGCGCAGGCGATCGTGATCGCCGCCTGTGGCGCCGGGTCGGCGGCCGCGGCGGCCGCCGTACTCGCCGCGACCACCGGGGCGGAACCCGCCGCCGTCCTCGGCCGGGTCCACACCAGCGGTGGGCTGATCGACGACAACGCCTGGATGACCCGCTGCGCGGCGGTGCGTGACGCACTGCACCGCACCCGACGGGGCACCCGCAGTGCCCGGGAGGTGCTCGCCGAGTTCGGCGGCGGCGACATCGCGGTCGCCACCGGTGTTCTGCTCGGCGCGACCGCCAACCGCATTCCGGTGCTGGTGGACGGTCCGGTCGGGGTGGCCGCCGGGCTGGTCAGCCGGGACCTCGCCGGACAGGCCCGGCACTGGTGCCTGCTGCCCGATCACGGCCGGCAGCCGACCGTCAGACACGCCGCCGACGTACTCGGGCTCACGCCCCTGCTCGACCTGCGGCTGGACCTCGGTGAGGGGGTGACATCGCTGGCCGCGCTACCGATGTTGCGCTCGACGCTGGCCCTTGCCGGCGCGCTCGGCGAACGGCCCGTCCAGGCAGCGGCGACGGACGACGCCGACGCGGCCCTCGGCCAGACCGACGACGGCGGACCGGTCCTCGACGACACCGACACCGACACCGACGCGGCCATCGGCCGGACAGGCGGCGCGGCCGGCGACGCAACCGGCGGCGACGAACCCGGCACGAACCCGACCGGAACCCCGGAGAACGGGTACGCCTACTCCGACGAACAGGCTGACGACCAGTCCGAGGTCACCCCGTTCATCGAGCCGGAGCCCGCCGGACCCGGCCCGGCGAAGGACACCGACCGGCGGTGA
- a CDS encoding aldo/keto reductase family protein encodes MEFRHLGRSGMLVSEISYGNWITHGSQVEEEAAKACVRAALDVGITTFDTADTYAGTRAEEVLGRALHGERREGLEILTKVFWPTGPGPNDRGLSRKHIMESINGSLRRLQTDYVDLYQAHRFDHATPLEETMEAFADIVHSGKAHYIGVSEWNASQIRQGHALARELKIPLVSNQPQYSMLWRVIEAEVVPASEELGIGQIVFSPLGQGVLTGKYQPGQPPPAGSRATDESGGATFIARFMTDQTLSTVQRLKPLADQAGLSMAQLAVAWVLQNPNVSSAIIGATRPEQVHDNVKASGVQLDSGLLKAIDEVLDPIVERDPGKTVSPARRP; translated from the coding sequence ATGGAATTCCGACACCTAGGCCGCTCCGGCATGCTGGTCAGCGAGATCTCCTACGGAAACTGGATCACCCACGGTTCGCAGGTGGAGGAAGAGGCTGCCAAGGCCTGTGTCCGCGCCGCGCTCGACGTCGGCATCACCACCTTCGACACCGCCGACACCTACGCCGGCACCCGCGCCGAGGAAGTGCTCGGCCGGGCGTTGCACGGCGAACGGCGCGAAGGCCTGGAGATCCTGACCAAGGTCTTCTGGCCGACCGGTCCGGGACCCAACGACCGGGGCCTGTCCCGCAAACACATCATGGAGTCGATCAACGGCTCGCTGCGCCGGCTGCAGACCGACTACGTCGACCTGTACCAGGCGCACCGGTTCGACCACGCCACGCCGCTGGAGGAGACGATGGAGGCGTTCGCCGACATCGTGCACTCCGGCAAGGCCCACTACATCGGGGTGTCCGAGTGGAACGCCTCGCAGATCCGGCAGGGCCACGCGCTGGCCCGTGAGCTGAAGATCCCGTTGGTGTCCAACCAGCCGCAGTACTCCATGCTCTGGCGGGTGATCGAGGCCGAGGTGGTGCCGGCGAGCGAGGAGCTCGGCATCGGGCAGATCGTCTTCTCCCCGCTCGGACAGGGCGTCCTCACCGGCAAGTACCAGCCCGGACAGCCCCCGCCGGCCGGCTCACGCGCCACCGACGAGTCCGGCGGCGCGACGTTCATCGCCCGGTTCATGACCGACCAGACCCTCAGCACGGTGCAGCGTCTCAAGCCGCTGGCCGACCAGGCCGGGCTGTCGATGGCGCAGCTGGCGGTCGCCTGGGTGCTGCAGAACCCGAACGTCTCGTCGGCGATCATCGGTGCCACCCGGCCCGAACAGGTTCACGACAACGTCAAGGCCAGCGGCGTCCAGTTGGACAGCGGGCTGCTCAAGGCGATCGACGAGGTGCTCGACCCGATCGTCGAACGCGACCCGGGCAAGACGGTCAGTCCGGCGCGGCGGCCGTAG
- a CDS encoding site-2 protease family protein: MNQDGVRPPVAGGRPRPPAGGWRPSPVFLLLVALLIGSGMLAWSEGRFARAAVVVGVLTGWLVSLCLHEYAHALLAYRFGDRGVASRGYLRLNPLTYSHPLLSIGLPVLVVLLGGIGLPGGAVWIDRHHIPGRLRHSLVSLAGPAVNVTLAVLLALPFAIGVDVTARPGFWAGVALLGFLQITAGVLNLLPVPGLDGGNIVAPWLSPSWQRGYQLLAPYGFIALFALLWDDRIGGAFFWLVFALGDLVGLPSGLYHDGLRLVRFWS, from the coding sequence ATGAACCAGGACGGCGTCCGCCCGCCGGTCGCTGGTGGCCGGCCGCGCCCACCGGCCGGAGGCTGGCGCCCGAGCCCGGTCTTCCTGCTACTGGTCGCGTTGCTGATCGGCAGCGGCATGCTGGCCTGGTCGGAGGGCCGGTTCGCCCGGGCCGCCGTCGTGGTCGGGGTGCTCACCGGCTGGCTGGTGTCGTTGTGTCTGCACGAGTACGCGCACGCGCTGCTGGCGTACCGGTTCGGTGATCGCGGGGTCGCCAGCCGTGGCTATCTGCGGCTGAACCCGCTCACCTACAGCCATCCGCTGTTGTCGATCGGCCTGCCGGTGCTGGTGGTGCTGCTCGGCGGCATCGGCCTGCCGGGCGGCGCGGTCTGGATCGACCGACACCACATCCCCGGTCGGCTGCGGCACAGCCTGGTGAGTCTGGCCGGGCCGGCGGTCAACGTGACGCTGGCGGTGCTGCTCGCGCTGCCGTTCGCCATCGGCGTCGACGTCACGGCGCGACCGGGGTTCTGGGCCGGGGTGGCCCTGCTGGGATTTCTGCAGATCACCGCCGGTGTGCTGAACCTGCTGCCGGTGCCGGGCCTGGACGGCGGCAACATCGTCGCGCCGTGGTTGTCCCCGTCCTGGCAGCGCGGCTACCAGCTGCTCGCCCCGTACGGATTCATTGCCCTGTTCGCGCTGCTGTGGGACGACCGGATCGGCGGGGCGTTCTTCTGGCTCGTGTTCGCCCTCGGCGACCTGGTCGGCCTGCCGTCAGGCCTCTACCACGACGGTCTGCGACTGGTCCGGTTCTGGTCCTGA